A window of Dehalococcoidia bacterium contains these coding sequences:
- a CDS encoding glycosyltransferase, which yields MIAGDPLLLPNLLIVLCMLIMLTIAGINMRTLRNLKDYKNLEVRRRISVLIPARNEEENIGACVRSLLGQDYPDFQVIVLNDGSTDDTGKILAELAKADSRLKVISGQPLPPEWIGKHWACHQLYRASDGELLLFTDADTVHAPDTLRCSAAALQAEKADMLSIIPRHKLGSLAEKLIMPIFALGVFASRPLSDRLRPRSITVLSASGKLMLFPRSSYEATGGFEGIRQFVLDDLQLAEKIIASGMRYRLFDGTDNVSCRMYHNWTELHEGLAKNSFPACGYNVPLSFITWLWINFAFWAPVIELGVHKMPNYPPVLSLGLAAISIIASLLLFTGYYLRFKLPLYTVPFYPVSVSLITAISFSSMYLTLSGRATWKDRKLPKSKIP from the coding sequence ATGATTGCCGGCGATCCCCTGCTTCTGCCAAATCTACTGATCGTGCTATGCATGCTCATCATGCTCACCATAGCCGGCATAAATATGCGTACACTGCGCAATTTGAAAGATTATAAAAACCTTGAAGTCCGGCGGCGTATCTCGGTGTTAATCCCGGCCAGGAACGAAGAGGAAAACATCGGCGCCTGCGTCAGGTCATTGCTGGGGCAGGATTATCCCGATTTCCAGGTCATAGTGCTGAATGACGGCTCCACGGACGACACAGGTAAGATACTTGCGGAACTGGCAAAGGCGGACAGCCGTCTCAAGGTTATCAGCGGTCAACCGCTTCCTCCTGAATGGATTGGCAAGCATTGGGCCTGCCATCAGCTATATCGCGCGTCCGACGGCGAACTGCTCCTGTTCACCGATGCGGATACAGTCCATGCGCCCGACACACTGAGATGCTCGGCGGCGGCCCTCCAGGCGGAAAAAGCCGATATGCTTTCCATCATACCCAGGCATAAGCTGGGCAGCCTGGCCGAGAAGCTGATAATGCCAATTTTTGCGCTGGGTGTTTTTGCCAGCAGGCCGCTGTCCGACCGTTTAAGACCCCGCAGCATCACCGTTTTATCCGCCAGCGGAAAGCTGATGCTCTTTCCCCGCAGTTCCTACGAAGCTACAGGGGGATTCGAAGGTATCCGTCAGTTCGTGCTGGACGATTTACAGCTGGCAGAAAAAATAATAGCCTCCGGCATGCGTTATCGGCTTTTCGACGGCACCGACAATGTCTCCTGCCGTATGTATCATAACTGGACGGAATTGCATGAAGGCCTCGCCAAGAACAGCTTTCCCGCCTGCGGATATAATGTGCCGCTCTCCTTTATTACCTGGCTGTGGATCAATTTCGCATTCTGGGCGCCGGTCATAGAACTGGGTGTGCACAAGATGCCGAACTATCCCCCTGTATTATCGCTGGGGCTGGCAGCCATATCCATAATAGCATCGCTGTTACTGTTTACCGGTTATTACCTGCGCTTCAAGCTGCCGCTTTATACAGTCCCGTTTTATCCGGTCAGCGTGTCGCTGATCACGGCAATTTCGTTCTCGTCCATGTACCTCACTCTTTCCGGCCGGGCTACCTGGAAGGATCGCAAATTACCTAAAAGCAAGATTCCATGA
- a CDS encoding glycosyltransferase: MHQILFLDILFYVQSTIVVSLVVLLTVSLFNMRYLRRLYSYPAPPAWPRCSVLVPARNEEANIGRCAGSLLDQDYPDFQVIVLDDNSTDRTWQILQDLAAEDTRLALIKGKPLPDDWLGKHWACSQLAEAADGELLVFVDADTYHEPGMLRGATSAMIAENTCLISALPRQIVVSWSELLSIPAFYLGMLCGVPLELTRLQRNPLLFAILGQFLIFRRDAYDAAGGYAAVRHNVVDDIAIGRRVHAMGLKYKLLDGGGLVSCRMYRDFEQTWKGLTKSTFATFNFDPFFLILMYTLVLIFYVSPPIVLGIGLSQPQIPLEITAMAGIAVVLNLVLWTVSNIRFHFPLYVVLFYPFSAIFMTVVAFASMILTMQGKALWKGRIMPKFVKL, encoded by the coding sequence ATGCATCAAATATTATTCTTGGATATCCTGTTCTACGTACAGTCCACTATAGTGGTCAGCCTGGTTGTACTGTTGACAGTATCGCTATTCAATATGCGGTATCTGCGGCGCCTTTACAGCTACCCGGCGCCCCCCGCCTGGCCGCGCTGCTCGGTGCTGGTCCCTGCCCGTAATGAGGAGGCCAATATCGGAAGGTGCGCCGGCAGCCTGTTGGACCAGGATTACCCCGATTTCCAGGTTATAGTGCTGGACGATAACTCCACCGACCGCACCTGGCAGATACTGCAGGATCTCGCCGCTGAGGATACAAGGCTTGCCCTGATAAAGGGTAAACCGTTGCCCGACGACTGGCTGGGCAAGCACTGGGCCTGCTCGCAGCTTGCCGAGGCCGCAGACGGTGAATTGCTGGTTTTTGTCGACGCGGATACCTACCACGAGCCGGGCATGCTGCGCGGCGCAACCTCTGCCATGATAGCCGAGAACACGTGCCTGATCTCGGCGCTGCCGCGGCAGATCGTTGTCTCATGGTCCGAGCTGCTGAGCATACCGGCTTTTTACCTGGGCATGCTGTGCGGAGTGCCGCTGGAGCTGACCCGCCTTCAGCGTAACCCGCTGCTATTCGCCATACTCGGGCAGTTCCTGATCTTCCGCAGGGACGCTTATGATGCAGCCGGGGGCTATGCGGCGGTCAGGCACAATGTGGTCGACGATATAGCCATCGGCAGGCGGGTGCATGCCATGGGGCTCAAATACAAACTGCTGGACGGAGGCGGCCTGGTCTCCTGCAGGATGTATCGCGATTTCGAACAGACCTGGAAGGGATTGACTAAAAGCACTTTCGCCACCTTCAATTTCGATCCCTTTTTCCTGATACTGATGTATACGCTGGTGCTGATATTCTATGTCAGCCCGCCGATTGTTCTGGGAATAGGTCTGTCCCAGCCGCAAATCCCGCTGGAGATAACGGCCATGGCCGGCATTGCCGTCGTTCTCAACCTGGTGCTCTGGACGGTCAGCAATATACGTTTCCATTTCCCACTATATGTCGTGCTATTCTACCCTTTCAGCGCTATTTTCATGACGGTGGTAGCCTTCGCTTCCATGATTCTGACAATGCAGGGCAAGGCGCTATGGAAGGGCCGCATCATGCCCAAGTTCGTAAAGCTCTGA
- a CDS encoding folylpolyglutamate synthase/dihydrofolate synthase family protein: protein MDYNAAAAYLAGLTDYEVSPATAYNAANFDLRRVELLLRKLGLPQKGRKTVHIAGTKGKGSTAAMLSSILTSAGYRTGLFTSPHLYTWQERIAVDGRPITKKDFARLVSAVQKQVQKINGDGRFGKITTFEALTAVAFLYFRDSGADFQVLETGMGGRLDATNIADPDVCVLTSISFDHTGVLGDTLSKIAGEKAGIIKPGCTVISAPQKPEALAIIKQKCRQLNLELVLAGEDITWKRRRGNLSGQAFTLRSRNGSYALRIPLLGDYQMENASLAVAAVEALRKLGVIITLDHIASGLKNVKWPARLQILKRAPLLVIDGAHNAYSMKALLESVSRYLPYKKLIVIFGSSGDKDIEGMAKALAGPASKVIITSSGHPRAADASQLAGIFRRQGVTADIGRNAKEALSAALSASADDDLILATGSLFLAADIARAFKDGNFR from the coding sequence ATGGACTATAACGCCGCGGCCGCCTATCTCGCAGGACTCACCGATTACGAGGTATCGCCTGCCACAGCCTATAACGCCGCCAATTTCGACCTGCGCAGGGTTGAGCTACTGCTGCGCAAGCTGGGCCTGCCCCAGAAGGGGAGGAAGACGGTACACATAGCAGGCACTAAAGGCAAGGGCAGCACGGCGGCCATGCTGTCCTCTATCCTGACTTCCGCAGGCTACCGCACCGGCCTTTTCACATCACCGCACCTCTATACATGGCAGGAGAGGATCGCCGTTGACGGCCGCCCGATAACAAAAAAGGATTTCGCCCGCCTGGTGAGCGCCGTTCAAAAGCAGGTGCAGAAAATCAATGGGGATGGCCGGTTCGGCAAAATCACGACGTTTGAAGCACTGACCGCCGTGGCATTCCTCTATTTCAGAGACAGCGGCGCAGACTTCCAGGTGCTGGAGACAGGGATGGGGGGCAGGCTGGATGCCACCAACATCGCCGACCCGGACGTATGCGTTCTGACCTCCATCAGCTTCGACCATACCGGGGTGCTGGGCGACACCTTGTCCAAGATCGCCGGCGAAAAAGCGGGGATTATCAAGCCCGGCTGCACGGTGATCAGCGCCCCACAGAAGCCGGAAGCACTGGCGATAATCAAACAAAAATGCAGACAACTTAATTTAGAGCTGGTCCTGGCGGGAGAAGATATAACCTGGAAACGCCGGCGCGGAAATTTGAGCGGCCAAGCTTTTACCCTCCGCAGCAGGAACGGCAGTTATGCGTTGCGAATACCGCTGCTGGGCGATTATCAGATGGAAAACGCCAGCCTGGCAGTGGCAGCCGTGGAGGCGCTGCGTAAACTCGGAGTGATAATAACTTTAGATCATATCGCGTCGGGGCTAAAAAACGTTAAATGGCCCGCGCGCCTGCAGATACTGAAAAGAGCTCCCCTGCTGGTCATAGACGGCGCACACAACGCCTATTCGATGAAAGCCCTTCTCGAATCGGTTAGCAGGTATTTACCTTATAAAAAGCTAATTGTCATATTCGGATCGTCCGGCGATAAAGATATCGAAGGCATGGCAAAAGCGCTGGCGGGGCCGGCATCGAAGGTAATCATCACCAGCTCGGGCCATCCCAGGGCCGCCGACGCGTCGCAACTGGCAGGCATTTTCAGGCGGCAGGGCGTGACGGCGGACATCGGGCGTAATGCCAAAGAAGCGCTGTCGGCAGCGCTGTCCGCCTCCGCAGACGACGACCTCATACTGGCAACCGGGTCGCTATTTCTGGCAGCGGATATCGCGAGAGCCTTCAAGGATGGTAATTTTAGATAA
- a CDS encoding TldD/PmbA family protein → MQDKLFSVIRKLKADYVEVRLDESQSSRLVFRGERLEEAGRTAGAGGCVRALVKGGWGFASFNSPGRMAESAALAVEQAAHVGKGKSEFSPAQAVVDKIDAEYKKNPLAVTLSAKKSLLDEYNRIMLEIPDIQTTSIGYGDIRKKVIFANSDGSYIEQSRIDLNLRLSAIASRNGDVQQVGLSIGSKGDFSTVEGLQEKVRGIARRAAAMLSAPEVKGGTYTVVLDPVLAGVFVHEAFGHLSEADHIYENPQMREIMVLGRRFGGQHLNIVDGAALPGLRGSYRYDDEGTPAGKTYLIKEGVLNSRLHSRETAAKMGEKPTGNARAINYAYPPIVRMTNTYIEPGCTTFDEMIGGIKEGVYARDWYGGTTSLEMFTFSAGEAYMIRDGKIAEMIRPVVLSGNVFTTLHNIDAIGNDLDMNQGGGCGKAGQSPLPVSNGSPHIRIQNCLVGGK, encoded by the coding sequence ATGCAGGACAAACTGTTTTCCGTTATCCGCAAGCTCAAAGCTGATTACGTCGAGGTCCGCCTTGATGAGAGCCAGTCGAGCCGGCTGGTCTTCCGGGGCGAGCGCTTGGAAGAGGCGGGCAGGACGGCCGGCGCGGGCGGCTGCGTGCGCGCGCTGGTGAAAGGAGGATGGGGCTTTGCCAGCTTTAACAGTCCGGGCAGGATGGCGGAGAGCGCTGCCCTGGCGGTGGAGCAGGCCGCCCATGTGGGCAAAGGAAAGAGCGAGTTCAGCCCCGCCCAGGCCGTCGTCGATAAGATTGACGCCGAGTATAAGAAGAATCCTCTGGCAGTCACCCTCTCGGCCAAGAAGTCGCTGCTGGATGAGTATAACCGCATCATGCTTGAAATACCGGACATCCAGACTACCAGCATCGGTTACGGTGATATCAGAAAGAAGGTCATTTTCGCCAACTCCGACGGCTCTTATATTGAGCAAAGCCGCATAGACTTGAACCTGCGCCTGTCAGCCATCGCCAGCCGCAACGGCGACGTCCAGCAGGTCGGCCTGAGTATAGGCAGCAAGGGTGATTTCTCAACCGTGGAAGGCCTGCAGGAGAAGGTGCGGGGCATCGCCCGGCGGGCCGCGGCCATGCTCTCCGCTCCCGAGGTCAAAGGGGGAACCTACACCGTGGTCCTTGACCCGGTGCTGGCGGGCGTATTCGTTCATGAGGCTTTCGGCCATCTCTCAGAAGCAGACCATATCTATGAGAATCCCCAGATGCGGGAAATAATGGTTCTGGGTCGCAGGTTCGGCGGACAACATCTCAATATCGTGGACGGCGCGGCCTTGCCGGGTCTGCGCGGCAGCTACAGGTATGATGACGAAGGGACGCCTGCCGGCAAGACTTATCTGATCAAAGAAGGGGTGCTCAACAGCCGGCTTCATTCCCGTGAGACGGCCGCTAAAATGGGGGAGAAACCCACCGGCAACGCACGCGCTATTAATTATGCCTATCCGCCCATAGTGCGCATGACCAATACCTATATCGAGCCTGGATGCACCACGTTCGACGAGATGATAGGCGGGATCAAGGAAGGTGTTTACGCCAGGGACTGGTACGGCGGCACAACCAGCCTCGAGATGTTCACTTTCTCTGCCGGCGAAGCTTACATGATCAGGGACGGTAAGATCGCTGAGATGATCAGACCGGTGGTCCTGAGCGGCAATGTCTTCACAACGCTGCACAATATAGATGCGATCGGCAATGACCTTGATATGAACCAGGGCGGAGGCTGCGGAAAAGCCGGCCAATCGCCGCTACCCGTCTCCAACGGCAGCCCTCACATAAGAATTCAGAACTGCCTGGTGGGGGGCAAATAA
- a CDS encoding metallopeptidase TldD-related protein: MEEILEIARRSADSAEVCRVTSIRTPVQFEANRLKQIQTKESVSVALRLIKNGKMGFAQASGDIAPADLVDMALETSQFGYTVDFDFPALGPYEEVAVYDAQVERVGIDSLISLGQAVVDAVCANTPGILCEGSISRGMSTFEIAVSGGGRASCRRTNFSISMDGMLVRDGDILYVGDIRSSCRPVTDPEPVAGEIIRQLDLARNNASIKSGAMPVIFTPFGVAGSLLAPLISAFNGKTVLDGASPIKDKKGAVIFDSRLSLFDDPTIPYQPGSTPFDDEGVPARRNALIDHGTVVQFYYDLHTAALAGSSSTGNGGRNGGMPAPAVHALVIEGGKTSLADMVKDMKEGLIIEQMMGAEQGNILNGDFSGNVLLGYKVEKGEITGRVKDTMVSGNVYQLLKEVPAMGSDSRWIAGYVNTPSIYCPSISVAAK; this comes from the coding sequence ATGGAAGAGATACTTGAGATCGCCCGCAGGTCTGCAGACAGCGCCGAAGTTTGCCGCGTAACATCCATCAGGACTCCGGTCCAGTTCGAGGCCAACCGCCTCAAGCAGATCCAGACCAAGGAATCGGTCTCCGTCGCCCTTCGCCTGATCAAGAACGGTAAAATGGGCTTCGCCCAGGCCAGCGGCGATATCGCCCCCGCCGACCTGGTTGACATGGCGCTCGAGACCAGCCAGTTCGGCTACACGGTGGATTTCGACTTCCCCGCACTCGGGCCTTACGAAGAAGTCGCCGTCTACGATGCGCAGGTCGAACGTGTCGGTATCGATAGTCTGATCAGCCTCGGCCAGGCCGTCGTCGACGCCGTGTGTGCCAATACGCCCGGTATTCTATGCGAGGGCAGCATATCGCGCGGTATGTCCACCTTCGAAATCGCTGTCAGCGGAGGCGGGCGCGCATCATGCAGGCGCACAAATTTCAGTATCAGCATGGACGGTATGCTGGTCAGGGACGGGGACATTCTGTATGTCGGTGACATACGCAGCTCCTGCCGTCCCGTCACCGACCCTGAGCCGGTTGCGGGCGAGATCATCAGGCAGCTCGACCTGGCCAGGAACAATGCCTCCATCAAGTCGGGCGCCATGCCGGTGATTTTCACGCCTTTCGGCGTGGCAGGTTCGCTTCTGGCCCCTCTCATATCCGCCTTTAACGGCAAGACCGTGCTGGACGGCGCCTCGCCCATCAAAGATAAAAAGGGCGCGGTTATATTCGACAGCCGACTCTCTTTATTCGATGATCCCACCATACCCTACCAGCCGGGAAGCACGCCTTTCGATGACGAGGGGGTGCCGGCAAGGCGCAACGCGCTGATCGACCACGGGACGGTGGTTCAATTCTATTATGACCTGCATACGGCGGCGCTGGCGGGATCATCGAGCACGGGCAATGGCGGCCGCAACGGAGGAATGCCCGCCCCGGCGGTCCACGCGCTGGTGATCGAAGGCGGGAAGACATCCCTGGCCGATATGGTCAAAGATATGAAAGAAGGGCTGATTATCGAGCAAATGATGGGCGCCGAACAGGGAAACATACTCAACGGGGATTTCAGCGGCAATGTGCTGCTGGGTTACAAGGTTGAGAAAGGGGAAATCACCGGCAGGGTCAAGGACACCATGGTCTCCGGCAACGTATATCAGCTATTGAAAGAGGTCCCGGCCATGGGCAGCGACAGCCGCTGGATAGCCGGCTATGTGAACACACCGAGCATCTACTGCCCCTCTATCTCCGTTGCAGCGAAATAA
- a CDS encoding PAC2 family protein: MKKLVNFRKEPRPRACDMVAAWPGIGNLSLIVTRYLREKLGAEEIGEIEPFTFFDPIGVMVKDNIVETPQFPEGKFFYWHNASGKKDILFFISDEQPAYKGYDLANFILDIARKFKVQRIYTFAAAIAKIHHTEQPKVWGVATDASLVAYLKKFDVVLRGRLQIAGLNGLLLGVARERSMEGICLLGEVPSYTTRIPNPKASLAVLKVLLQVLEVEIDLSELAKMAEESDQQMKRLAAQAMGEYIDRYTRPVWPPPEDEGEFEDEEEEEEE, encoded by the coding sequence ATGAAGAAACTGGTCAATTTTCGCAAGGAACCGCGGCCGCGCGCCTGCGACATGGTGGCGGCATGGCCGGGCATCGGCAACCTTTCCCTTATCGTAACGCGCTACCTGAGGGAGAAGCTGGGCGCAGAGGAGATAGGGGAGATCGAGCCCTTCACCTTCTTCGACCCTATCGGCGTGATGGTCAAGGACAACATCGTCGAAACTCCGCAATTCCCCGAAGGTAAGTTCTTCTACTGGCATAATGCGTCCGGCAAAAAGGACATCCTCTTTTTCATCAGCGATGAGCAGCCGGCCTACAAAGGTTACGACCTGGCTAACTTTATTCTCGATATAGCCAGGAAATTCAAGGTTCAACGTATTTACACATTTGCAGCCGCTATCGCCAAGATTCACCATACCGAGCAGCCCAAGGTATGGGGCGTGGCCACCGACGCGTCGCTGGTCGCCTACCTCAAGAAGTTTGATGTGGTTCTGCGCGGTCGTCTTCAGATCGCAGGATTGAACGGCCTGCTGCTGGGAGTTGCCAGGGAACGTTCCATGGAAGGCATCTGCCTCCTGGGGGAGGTCCCCTCTTACACCACGCGAATACCCAATCCCAAGGCTTCGCTGGCCGTATTGAAGGTGCTGCTTCAGGTGCTCGAAGTCGAGATCGATCTCAGCGAGCTGGCCAAAATGGCCGAGGAGTCGGACCAGCAGATGAAACGGTTGGCTGCCCAGGCTATGGGTGAATATATAGACCGCTACACGCGTCCGGTATGGCCGCCCCCGGAGGACGAGGGCGAATTCGAGGACGAAGAGGAAGAGGAGGAGGAATGA
- a CDS encoding HEAT repeat domain-containing protein — translation MSESQPPLSAIIAKTLYSNDEISHSDLARLSNLNDDDLSQYKRAWNSAHLERRALIISKLRSMGEDDARLDFTRIFKFCLDDIDAGIRIKALEGLELEDKYNFALPVIKTLKMDESPEVREAAARVMGKFALMAELGELPAAVGDDIFDALLGVLENPSEPDSLRRRALESISPFRQEPVASYIEDFYFSENPALKASAIFAMGRNCDTRWLDYLNKELQDSNARFRCEAARACGDIEEEDTVPGLLNLLNDVDHDVQEAAIAALGKIGGQKARDALSKLKTSPENRIKEAAMSALTELEICQDPLSSSS, via the coding sequence ATGAGTGAATCACAGCCGCCGCTGAGTGCAATTATCGCGAAAACACTGTATTCGAATGACGAGATCAGTCACTCCGACCTGGCCCGACTATCTAATTTGAACGATGACGACCTGTCGCAATATAAGAGGGCCTGGAACAGCGCCCACCTGGAAAGGCGCGCATTGATCATATCAAAGCTGCGCAGCATGGGCGAGGACGACGCCAGGCTGGATTTCACACGCATATTCAAGTTTTGCCTCGATGATATCGATGCTGGTATACGTATCAAAGCGCTTGAAGGGCTGGAGCTGGAAGACAAATACAATTTCGCCCTGCCGGTAATCAAAACGCTCAAGATGGATGAGTCGCCGGAGGTAAGGGAAGCCGCCGCCCGGGTGATGGGTAAATTCGCACTCATGGCTGAGCTGGGGGAGCTTCCTGCGGCTGTGGGTGACGATATATTCGATGCCCTGCTCGGCGTGCTGGAGAATCCTTCCGAACCAGATTCGCTACGAAGGCGGGCGCTGGAGTCCATCTCGCCCTTCCGGCAGGAACCCGTGGCGAGCTACATTGAGGACTTTTACTTCAGCGAGAACCCGGCGCTCAAGGCCAGCGCCATATTCGCCATGGGCCGCAACTGCGATACCCGCTGGCTGGACTACCTGAATAAAGAGCTGCAGGATAGCAACGCGCGGTTTCGATGCGAGGCGGCACGGGCCTGTGGCGATATAGAAGAAGAGGATACCGTCCCCGGCCTGCTTAATTTATTGAACGACGTTGATCACGATGTGCAGGAAGCCGCCATTGCAGCCCTGGGCAAAATCGGCGGCCAAAAGGCCAGGGACGCCCTTAGCAAACTGAAAACATCACCTGAAAACAGGATTAAAGAAGCGGCCATGTCCGCGCTGACAGAGCTTGAGATTTGCCAGGATCCACTATCTTCGAGTTCCTGA
- a CDS encoding GNAT family N-acetyltransferase codes for MPGSTIFEFLKRQSVLAGDKVRLRPRRLDDAAAEYRWRLDEELCRLDATELLTCSYEEFHLKYSAELEFPGLTHTLAIDTLDPIHIGSCSLFNFNLAGNTAEIGIMLGEKTYWGRGYGEDALNTFMLDIFEASGLQSLILRTLDWNVRARACFEKCGFAPRGDIVRGEHRFVIMQVERGAVLNKGQ; via the coding sequence TTGCCAGGATCCACTATCTTCGAGTTCCTGAAACGGCAATCTGTGCTTGCAGGGGATAAAGTCCGGCTTCGTCCCCGTCGGCTGGATGACGCCGCAGCCGAGTACAGATGGCGTCTGGATGAAGAGCTGTGCCGGCTGGACGCCACTGAACTACTCACATGTAGCTACGAAGAATTCCATTTGAAATACAGCGCTGAACTGGAGTTCCCCGGCCTGACCCACACCCTCGCCATCGATACGCTGGACCCCATCCATATAGGCAGCTGCAGCCTTTTCAATTTTAACCTGGCGGGAAACACGGCCGAAATCGGGATAATGTTAGGCGAGAAGACGTACTGGGGACGAGGTTACGGGGAAGACGCGTTGAACACCTTTATGCTCGACATTTTCGAGGCCTCCGGATTGCAGAGCCTGATCCTGCGTACGCTTGACTGGAACGTGCGCGCCCGGGCCTGCTTCGAGAAATGCGGCTTCGCGCCGCGCGGAGATATAGTGCGGGGAGAGCACCGTTTCGTAATCATGCAGGTGGAGCGGGGAGCGGTTCTGAACAAGGGTCAGTGA
- the speE gene encoding polyamine aminopropyltransferase: MARPDYFDSKRWLIDELTDDLVQIHGVRRVLHDRKTRFQHAQISQTHTFGICLVLDGKIQSGEKDEFIYHESLVHPAMLAHPNPEKVFIAGGGEGATLRDVLKHRTVSRAVMVDIDGEVVRLCRKYLPTFHQGSFDDKRAVVLHDDARKYIAETKERFDVAVIDLADPVEEGPARMLYTQEFYKLVRDKLKPGGIMVVQSGQSGWINLHNFVAINGTLKSIFKIVRPYQVYVPSFVDLWGFHTASDSLDPARLSPREINSRMADRVSGKLRSYDGIAHRGLFSLPLRLRRKLSRSRRIITDASPIAVH, encoded by the coding sequence ATGGCCAGGCCGGACTATTTCGACAGCAAAAGGTGGCTCATCGATGAACTGACCGACGACCTGGTGCAGATCCACGGCGTGCGGCGGGTACTGCACGACCGGAAAACGCGCTTTCAGCATGCTCAGATATCCCAGACCCATACCTTCGGCATCTGCCTGGTGCTGGACGGAAAGATCCAGTCCGGCGAAAAAGACGAGTTCATCTATCACGAATCCCTGGTCCATCCGGCCATGCTGGCCCATCCCAATCCGGAGAAGGTGTTTATAGCCGGCGGCGGCGAGGGAGCGACCCTGCGCGACGTGCTGAAACACAGGACGGTAAGCAGGGCGGTGATGGTTGATATAGATGGTGAGGTGGTCAGGCTGTGCCGCAAGTACCTGCCGACCTTTCACCAGGGATCATTCGATGATAAAAGGGCGGTCGTCCTCCACGACGATGCCAGAAAGTACATCGCTGAGACAAAGGAACGTTTCGACGTGGCTGTGATCGACCTGGCAGACCCGGTGGAGGAGGGACCGGCCCGCATGCTATACACGCAGGAATTCTACAAGCTCGTCAGGGACAAACTGAAGCCGGGAGGCATCATGGTGGTGCAGTCCGGCCAGTCCGGCTGGATCAACCTGCATAATTTCGTGGCCATCAACGGCACTTTGAAAAGCATCTTCAAGATCGTGCGCCCCTACCAGGTCTATGTGCCGTCCTTTGTAGACCTGTGGGGATTTCATACGGCATCCGACTCGCTCGACCCGGCGCGCCTGTCGCCCAGGGAGATCAACAGCAGGATGGCGGACAGGGTCAGCGGCAAGCTGCGTTCTTATGACGGCATCGCCCACCGGGGGCTTTTCTCGCTGCCGCTGAGGCTGCGCCGCAAGTTAAGCCGTTCGCGCCGTATTATAACCGACGCCTCGCCCATAGCGGTTCACTGA
- the speD gene encoding adenosylmethionine decarboxylase, with product MIALGKHMLLELKDCDAGLLNDMEYLREALNAVAVLIGATVIKDSFYQFSPQGISGVVIIAESHISIHTWPEFCYAAVDVFTCGEVIQPAKAVKPLAEKLKAKSTSYIELKRGVLMESPAAAGR from the coding sequence TTGATCGCCCTGGGAAAACATATGCTGTTGGAATTGAAAGACTGCGACGCAGGGCTTCTCAACGATATGGAATATCTAAGAGAGGCGCTCAACGCAGTGGCGGTATTGATCGGGGCGACCGTGATCAAGGATTCCTTTTACCAATTTTCACCTCAGGGGATCAGCGGCGTCGTCATCATCGCGGAATCGCATATATCCATACATACTTGGCCGGAATTTTGCTACGCCGCCGTGGATGTTTTTACCTGCGGCGAGGTCATCCAGCCGGCAAAGGCCGTCAAGCCTCTGGCGGAGAAATTGAAAGCCAAATCCACATCTTATATAGAGTTAAAGCGGGGCGTCTTGATGGAGAGCCCGGCGGCGGCGGGAAGGTAG
- a CDS encoding DUF2007 domain-containing protein, which translates to MDEKEKLVTVYKACGQPEAEIVRGRLEIEGILALLKYESIGSVYGLTVDGLGQVEVQVPARFADRAREIIGSAGEEVED; encoded by the coding sequence ATGGACGAGAAAGAAAAGCTGGTTACTGTCTATAAAGCCTGCGGGCAACCGGAGGCCGAGATAGTGAGGGGCAGGCTCGAAATAGAAGGTATACTTGCCCTGCTCAAATACGAAAGCATCGGCAGCGTATACGGCCTGACGGTGGACGGGCTGGGACAGGTGGAGGTACAGGTGCCCGCCAGGTTTGCCGACCGGGCAAGGGAGATAATCGGGTCAGCCGGCGAGGAAGTCGAAGATTAA